A genomic window from Fusarium verticillioides 7600 chromosome 5, whole genome shotgun sequence includes:
- a CDS encoding RAN protein kinase (At least one base has a quality score < 10) — protein MECLKDKFVGGALLKGRYQTISPLNHGSFGMVFKAQDLVTNEPVAIKCLTKRSACPDVDSDFAIDEKSEEQALHSRLGTHRNIVNLIDSFETDSHIYLVLEFCGQGDLYEAIRKGHGPLETEHVRQFMIELIDAVDYMHSKGVYHRDIKPENIFLTQDGAMKLGDFGLATTEKWSYEMTVGSDRYMAPEQFDSAGAGYSPAEADIWAIGICLLNILFSRNPFTTPTEADPLFLDYSRDKQSLFDVFPSMSQDTYEVLVQCMNLDPRRRSLEGAREALLRVVTFTTDDEDDDEYCGAESPNVATANREPLRTPSIQSPAVDTGAFPWAKALHGTTHLGRQLSVIPDDESYTEELFPKSEATTTDWCSANMQTPMSSVYDSHLGASMKSMAIKPTARFNRSSATAGSLPINMAKPMPAMSMVFGRRQETVSKSWSDMWDEDEEEEEMEQQRQMLQELNARTWSQESKEEKKVVEEEEEEEEGQVTKTAHCTA, from the coding sequence ATGGAATGCCTCAAGGACAAGTTCGTTGGCGGTGCCCTTCTCAAGGGACGTTATCAGACCATCTCCCCTCTCAACCATGGATCTTTCGGTATGGTATTTAAGGCCCAGGATCTTGTAACCAATGAACCTGTTGCTATCAAGTGCCTCACCAAGAGAAGTGCCTGCCCAGATGTCGATTCCGATTTCGCTATCGACGAGAAGTCGGAGGAACAGGCCCTCCACAGCCGCCTCGGAACCCACCgaaacatcgtcaacctcaTTGATTCATTCGAGACCGATTCTCACATCTATCTCGTTCTCGAGTTTTGTGGTCAGGGCGATCTTTACGAAGCTATCCGAAAAGGTCACGGTCCTCTAGAGACGGAGCATGTTCGTCAATTCATgatcgagctcatcgatgCCGTTGATTACATGCACTCTAAGGGAGTCTACCATCGCGATATCAAGCCCGAGaacatcttcctcactcAGGATGGTGCCATGAAGCTTGGCGATTTCGGTCTGGCAACTACAGAAAAGTGGTCTTACGAGATGACTGTTGGCAGTGATCGTTACATGGCTCCTGAACAGTTCGACTCGGCCGGCGCCGGTTACTCGCCTGCCGAAGCGGATATCTGGGCCATTGGTATCTGCCTActcaacatcctcttctctcgcaATCCTTTCACCACTCCTACCGAGGCTGATCCCCTCTTCCTCGACTACTCCCGGGACAAGCAGTCCTTGTTCGACGTCTTCCCCTCCATGTCTCAGGATACGTATGAGGTCCTCGTGCAGTGCATGAACCTTGACCCCAGGCGACGCTCACTGGAGGGTGCCCGTGAAGCTCTGCTCCGCGTTGTCACGTTCACcaccgatgacgaggatgatgatgagtacTGTGGTGCCGAGTCTCCCAACGTGGCCACCGCCAACCGCGAGCCTCTCCGCACCCCTTCAATCCAGTCCCCTGCCGTCGATACCGGTGCTTTCCCCTGGGCCAAGGCTCTCCATGGTACCACTCATCTTGGTCGTCAACTCAGTGTCATCCCTGATGACGAGAGTTACACTGAGGAGCTCTTCCCTAAGTCAGAAGCGACTACCACCGACTGGTGCTCTGCCAACATGCAGACCCCTATGTCGTCTGTTTACGACTCTCACTTGGGCGCCTCCATGAAGTCTATGGCCATCAAGCCTACTGCCCGATTCAATCGATCTTCCGCAACTGCTGGCTCCCTCCCaatcaacatggccaagccCATGCCAGCTATGTCCATGGTCTTTGGTCGACGTCAGGAAACTGTCTCTAAGAGCTGGAGTGACATGtgggacgaggatgaggaagaggaggaaatggAACAACAGCGACAGATGCTTCAGGAGCTCAATGCCAGGACTTGGAGCCAGGAGAGtaaggaggagaagaaggtagtggaggaggaggaggaggaggaggagggacAGGTCACGAAGACCGCCCATTGTACAGCCTGA
- a CDS encoding glucose repression regulatory protein TUP1 (At least one base has a quality score < 10), producing MSMYPHRAMGGGPQGNSTRLNELLEQIRVEFDTQMRATENYEHQIAAQVSEMQLVREKVYQMEQTHLQLKQKYEDEISALRHQLEAARKGIQPGIPGPPQHAAPSQQPPSIAPGNGLFSGIMAGGSQGGLVPPQPGQQQGQQGQPQGAQQQQQTQQGHAPPQEQPLGPQHQMGQGPPGLPVPPPHPNAQQAPYSQNYPPGPVSNGMGPQPQSTASPGPGRRGIGRPPGAVGPATPQVNTPVPYPGSAASPQVSHPTPEHGRMGGPHAPAVGNALGDLEVDSVAPHNKKTGQDWYAIFNPQVQRVLDVDLVHSLNHESVVCCVRFSHDGKYVATGCNRSAQIFDVQTGEKVCVLEDHNASDMSADLYIRSVCFSPDGRYLATGAEDKLIRVWDIQTRTIRNHFSGHEQDIYSLDFARDGRTIASGSGDRTVRLWDIEQGTNTLTLTIEDGVTTVAISPDTQFVAAGSLDKSVRVWDIHSGFLVERLEGPDGHKDSVYSVAFSPSGKDLVSGSLDRTIKMWELSAPRQGNQPGPKGGKCVKTFEGHRDFVLSVALTPEANWVLSGSKDRGVQFWDPRTGTTQLMLQGHKNSVISVAPSPQGRYFATGSGDMKARIWSYRPYS from the exons ATGTCGATGTATCCGCATCGCGCCATGGGGGGCGGCCCCCAAGGCAATTCCACTCGGCTGAACGAGTTGCTCGAACAGATTAGGGTCGAGTTTGATACTCAGATGCGCGCGACGGAAAACTACGAGCATCAGA TTGCCGCGCAAGTCAGTGAAATGCAACTGGTCCGTGAAAAGGTCTATCAGATGGAGCAAActcatctccaactcaaGCAGAA atatgaagatgagatcaGTGCTCTGCGACACCAACTCGAGGCTGCTCGAAAGGGCATCCAGCCTGGCATTCCCGGCCCGCCTCAACATGCTGCCCCCTCCCAACAGCCCCCTTCTATCGCTCCTGGCAATGGTCTTTTCAGtggcatcatggctggcGGTAGCCAGGGAGGTCTcgttcctcctcagccaggCCAGCAGCAGGGTCAGCAGGGCCAGCCCCAGGGTgcgcaacagcagcagcaaacgCAGCAGGGACATGCCCCTCCTCAGGAGCAGCCGTTGGGACCTCAGCACCAAATGGGCCAAGGGCCTCCTGGACTTCCCGTCCCCCCTCCTCACCCCAACGCGCAGCAAGCTCCTTACTCTCAGAACTATCCTCCGGGCCCCGTTTCCAATGGGATGGGCCCCCAGCCGCAGAGCACCGCCTCTCCCGGCCCCGGTAGAAGGGGTATCGGTCGTCCACCAGGTGCCGTCGGACCTGCTACACCCCAGGTTAACACCCCCGTGCCTTACCCTGGAAGTGCAGCCTCCCCTCAAGTCAGCCATCCGACTCCCGAACATGGTCGAATGGGGGGACCACATGCTCCCGCCGTTGGCAACGCTCTTGGAGATCTCGAAGTCGACTCTGTGGCCCCTCACAATAAGAAGACTGGGCAGGATTGGTATGCGATCTTCAACCCTCAGGTCCAGCGTGTTCTGGATGTGGACCTCGTCCACTCTCTCAACCACGAGAGTGTCGTGTGCTGTGTCAGGTTCAGTCACGATGGCAAGTATGTTGCAACTGGTTGCAATCGATCTGCCCAGATCTTTGATGTCCAAACTGGTGAAAAGGTTTGTGTGCTTGAGGACCATAATGCTTCCGATATGAGCGCCGATCTCTACATTCGCAGTGTCTGCTTTAGTCCCGATGGTCGCTATCTTGCTACTGGTGCTGAAGATAAGTTGATTCGA GTGTGGGATATCCAAACGCGAACCATTCGAAATCATTTCTCTGGTCACGAGCAAGACATTTATTCGCTGGATTTTGCTCGTGATGGTCGAACAATTGCCTCAGGCAGTGGCGACAGAACTGTACGCCTGTGGGATATTGAACAAGGCACAAACACCCTCACTCTTACAATAGAGGATGGCGTCACGACTGTTGCCATCTCTCCTGATACCCAATTCGTTGCTGCAGGCTCACTCGACAAGAGTGTACGTGTATGGGACATCCATTCCGGCTTCCTTGTCGAGCGTCTGGAAGGACCTGATGGTCACAAGGATAGTGTCTACTCGGTTGCCTTCTCGCCCAGCGGTAAGGACCTGGTTTCTGGCAGTCTCGACAGGACTATCAAGATGTGGGAGCTCAGTGCCCCTCGTCAAGGAAACCAGCCTGGCCCGAAGGGTGGCAAGTGCGTCAAAACCTTCGAGGGTCACCGCGATTTTGTTTTATCAGTTGCTCTCACCCCCGAGGCCAACTGGGTACTTTCAGGTTCCAAGGACCGTGGTGTCCAGTTCTGGGACCCTAGAACGGGTACGACGCAACTCATGCTGCAGGGACATAAGAACTCCGTTATCAGTGTTGCACCTAGCCCGCAAGGAAGATACTTTGCCACTGGCTCTGGCGACATGAAGGCTCGTATCTGGTCTTACCGTCCCTATTCCTGA
- a CDS encoding glucose repression regulatory protein TUP1 (At least one base has a quality score < 10) produces MSMYPHRAMGGGPQGNSTRLNELLEQIRVEFDTQMRATENYEHQSMSTTLAAQVSEMQLVREKVYQMEQTHLQLKQKYEDEISALRHQLEAARKGIQPGIPGPPQHAAPSQQPPSIAPGNGLFSGIMAGGSQGGLVPPQPGQQQGQQGQPQGAQQQQQTQQGHAPPQEQPLGPQHQMGQGPPGLPVPPPHPNAQQAPYSQNYPPGPVSNGMGPQPQSTASPGPGRRGIGRPPGAVGPATPQVNTPVPYPGSAASPQVSHPTPEHGRMGGPHAPAVGNALGDLEVDSVAPHNKKTGQDWYAIFNPQVQRVLDVDLVHSLNHESVVCCVRFSHDGKYVATGCNRSAQIFDVQTGEKVCVLEDHNASDMSADLYIRSVCFSPDGRYLATGAEDKLIRVWDIQTRTIRNHFSGHEQDIYSLDFARDGRTIASGSGDRTVRLWDIEQGTNTLTLTIEDGVTTVAISPDTQFVAAGSLDKSVRVWDIHSGFLVERLEGPDGHKDSVYSVAFSPSGKDLVSGSLDRTIKMWELSAPRQGNQPGPKGGKCVKTFEGHRDFVLSVALTPEANWVLSGSKDRGVQFWDPRTGTTQLMLQGHKNSVISVAPSPQGRYFATGSGDMKARIWSYRPYS; encoded by the exons ATGTCGATGTATCCGCATCGCGCCATGGGGGGCGGCCCCCAAGGCAATTCCACTCGGCTGAACGAGTTGCTCGAACAGATTAGGGTCGAGTTTGATACTCAGATGCGCGCGACGGAAAACTACGAGCATCAGAGTATGTCCACTACTC TTGCCGCGCAAGTCAGTGAAATGCAACTGGTCCGTGAAAAGGTCTATCAGATGGAGCAAActcatctccaactcaaGCAGAA atatgaagatgagatcaGTGCTCTGCGACACCAACTCGAGGCTGCTCGAAAGGGCATCCAGCCTGGCATTCCCGGCCCGCCTCAACATGCTGCCCCCTCCCAACAGCCCCCTTCTATCGCTCCTGGCAATGGTCTTTTCAGtggcatcatggctggcGGTAGCCAGGGAGGTCTcgttcctcctcagccaggCCAGCAGCAGGGTCAGCAGGGCCAGCCCCAGGGTgcgcaacagcagcagcaaacgCAGCAGGGACATGCCCCTCCTCAGGAGCAGCCGTTGGGACCTCAGCACCAAATGGGCCAAGGGCCTCCTGGACTTCCCGTCCCCCCTCCTCACCCCAACGCGCAGCAAGCTCCTTACTCTCAGAACTATCCTCCGGGCCCCGTTTCCAATGGGATGGGCCCCCAGCCGCAGAGCACCGCCTCTCCCGGCCCCGGTAGAAGGGGTATCGGTCGTCCACCAGGTGCCGTCGGACCTGCTACACCCCAGGTTAACACCCCCGTGCCTTACCCTGGAAGTGCAGCCTCCCCTCAAGTCAGCCATCCGACTCCCGAACATGGTCGAATGGGGGGACCACATGCTCCCGCCGTTGGCAACGCTCTTGGAGATCTCGAAGTCGACTCTGTGGCCCCTCACAATAAGAAGACTGGGCAGGATTGGTATGCGATCTTCAACCCTCAGGTCCAGCGTGTTCTGGATGTGGACCTCGTCCACTCTCTCAACCACGAGAGTGTCGTGTGCTGTGTCAGGTTCAGTCACGATGGCAAGTATGTTGCAACTGGTTGCAATCGATCTGCCCAGATCTTTGATGTCCAAACTGGTGAAAAGGTTTGTGTGCTTGAGGACCATAATGCTTCCGATATGAGCGCCGATCTCTACATTCGCAGTGTCTGCTTTAGTCCCGATGGTCGCTATCTTGCTACTGGTGCTGAAGATAAGTTGATTCGA GTGTGGGATATCCAAACGCGAACCATTCGAAATCATTTCTCTGGTCACGAGCAAGACATTTATTCGCTGGATTTTGCTCGTGATGGTCGAACAATTGCCTCAGGCAGTGGCGACAGAACTGTACGCCTGTGGGATATTGAACAAGGCACAAACACCCTCACTCTTACAATAGAGGATGGCGTCACGACTGTTGCCATCTCTCCTGATACCCAATTCGTTGCTGCAGGCTCACTCGACAAGAGTGTACGTGTATGGGACATCCATTCCGGCTTCCTTGTCGAGCGTCTGGAAGGACCTGATGGTCACAAGGATAGTGTCTACTCGGTTGCCTTCTCGCCCAGCGGTAAGGACCTGGTTTCTGGCAGTCTCGACAGGACTATCAAGATGTGGGAGCTCAGTGCCCCTCGTCAAGGAAACCAGCCTGGCCCGAAGGGTGGCAAGTGCGTCAAAACCTTCGAGGGTCACCGCGATTTTGTTTTATCAGTTGCTCTCACCCCCGAGGCCAACTGGGTACTTTCAGGTTCCAAGGACCGTGGTGTCCAGTTCTGGGACCCTAGAACGGGTACGACGCAACTCATGCTGCAGGGACATAAGAACTCCGTTATCAGTGTTGCACCTAGCCCGCAAGGAAGATACTTTGCCACTGGCTCTGGCGACATGAAGGCTCGTATCTGGTCTTACCGTCCCTATTCCTGA